GCCATCATTCCACCTAAAATCAAACCAAGCAGTACTAGATTTCCAGTACCAAATCCACTCAACCATGATTCTAATCCATTATTAATGGCTTTCACAGGTTCTACAACCACGAACATCATGATTAGACCTGTTATTAAAATTCCAAACAAAGGATATAAAAGTACGGGTTTAATCCCCTCAAGAGACTGAGGAAGTTTTGCGAACGCACGCTTTACACCTAGTGTCACGTAACCCGCTAAGAAACCGGCAATCAATCCACCTAAAAACCCTGCATCACCTGAAGCTGCCATTAAACCACCGACCATACCAGGAGCAAATCCAGGACGGTCTGCGATACTAGAAGCAATGAAACCAGCTAGCACAGGAATCATAAGTGCAAAAGCATTACCGCCACCAATGATGCTCAAAGCTTCTGCAATTGGATGATAGGAAGGATCATTCGGGTCTGCCGCATTGATTCCAAAAATAAAGGAAATCGCAATCAGAATTCCTCCACCAACTACAAATGGAAGCATATTAGAAACACCATTCATTAAATGCTTATAAAATCCGCTTCTCTTTTCTTTTGGTTGTTCATCCGATTCCGAGCTCGCATTTCCATCCGCATGGTACACAGGAGCATCTTGCTTAACTGCTTTTTCTAAAAGCTCCTGTGGTTTACGAATCGCTTGCGCAACCGGAACTTGGATTACATTTTTTCCATTAAAGCGTGCCATCTCAACACTCTTATCCGCTGCCACAATGATAGCTGCTGCCGATTTGATATCTTCTGCTGTTAGTTTATTTTTGACACCACTCGAACCATTCGTTTCAACCTTCACATCAATACCCAGTTCACTAGCTTTTGCTTTCAGAGCATCTGCTGCCATGTATGTGTGTGCAATACCTGTTGGACAAGCCGTAACTGCCAAAACTCTACCTTTACTAGATGAAGTAGATTCCTCTTGAGTTTCCTCTTCGTCTCCTTCCTGCTCTGCTTCTTTTTGGTCAATCGCTGCCAAAATTCCATCCACCGATTCAGCTTTTAATAGAGTTTGACGGAAATTAGTATCCATTAAGAATGAAGACAAGCGAGACAGCGTTTCTAAGTGTGCATTGTTTGCTCCTTCACTCGCTGCAATCATAAAGAATAAATGTGCTGGCATACCGTCTAGTGATTCATAGTCAATGCCATCCTTAGAACGACCGAAAGCAATGGCTGGTGTTTGAACTGCACTCGTTTTGGCATGAGGAATCGCAATTCCTTCCCCAATTCCTGTTGTGCTCTGTGCTTCTCGGGCAAGAATAGCCTCTTTATATTTTTCTTGATCTACGAGTTTTCCTGCAGAACCAAGTTTTTGTACGAGTTCATCTATAACATCTGATTTTGATGTAGCTTCTAAATCTAGCACAATCGTATCAGCTTTTAACAATTCTGTTATTCTCATCGTTGCTACTCCTTTTCAATCGTTTTTACAGCGATTTGTGGCAGTAATATTTCCATCTCAGACTTTGTACATAAATCTTCTGAGAAAGCGGTCGCACTTCCACAGGCAACCCCAGTTTTAAAGGCATGTAATAAATCACCAGTTTCAACAAAGGATGCTAAATATCCAGCTACTGTTGAGTCGCCAGCACCAACAGAATTTTTCAATTCTCCTTTTGGAACATTGGCATATGCAATTGTTTCTTCGCTAACCAGAACAGCACCTTCTCCGCCAAGCGTTACCAGTATATTAGTAGGACCCAAATCTAGCAGATTTTCAGCATATTGAAGTACATCTTCTTTAGAATGAATCTCTACCCCTAATAAATCGCTTAATTCATGGTGATTTGGTTTTATAAGAAAAGGTTTATATTTCAATAGATTCTTTAACGTTTGACCACCAGTATCTATCACAAAGCGAATGTTGTTTTCTTGACAGAACTTCGCGATTGTTTCATAAAATTTAGCTGGCAACGAAGGCGGTAAA
The window above is part of the Bacillus carboniphilus genome. Proteins encoded here:
- a CDS encoding fructose-specific PTS transporter subunit EIIC, translating into MRITELLKADTIVLDLEATSKSDVIDELVQKLGSAGKLVDQEKYKEAILAREAQSTTGIGEGIAIPHAKTSAVQTPAIAFGRSKDGIDYESLDGMPAHLFFMIAASEGANNAHLETLSRLSSFLMDTNFRQTLLKAESVDGILAAIDQKEAEQEGDEEETQEESTSSSKGRVLAVTACPTGIAHTYMAADALKAKASELGIDVKVETNGSSGVKNKLTAEDIKSAAAIIVAADKSVEMARFNGKNVIQVPVAQAIRKPQELLEKAVKQDAPVYHADGNASSESDEQPKEKRSGFYKHLMNGVSNMLPFVVGGGILIAISFIFGINAADPNDPSYHPIAEALSIIGGGNAFALMIPVLAGFIASSIADRPGFAPGMVGGLMAASGDAGFLGGLIAGFLAGYVTLGVKRAFAKLPQSLEGIKPVLLYPLFGILITGLIMMFVVVEPVKAINNGLESWLSGFGTGNLVLLGLILGGMMAIDMGGPINKAAFTFGIAMIDAGNFAPHAAIMAGGMVPPLGLAIATTFFKRKFTKAERETGKTCYVMGASFITEGAIPFAAADPARVIPSAVVGSAVAGALTLLFGVGLPAPHGGAFVIPIVEGNPFLYLLAILIGSFVTAIMVGLLKKEVK
- the pfkB gene encoding 1-phosphofructokinase; translation: MIYTCTLNPSIDYLVEIEEVSLGKLNRAQKTAFYPGGKGINVSRVLKNLGVPNVALGYVGGFTGKFIQDFLERDGITQDFIQHDEPTRVNVKLKAEKETEINGQGANISEDMQQQLLDKLASLTQDDILVVAGSLPPSLPAKFYETIAKFCQENNIRFVIDTGGQTLKNLLKYKPFLIKPNHHELSDLLGVEIHSKEDVLQYAENLLDLGPTNILVTLGGEGAVLVSEETIAYANVPKGELKNSVGAGDSTVAGYLASFVETGDLLHAFKTGVACGSATAFSEDLCTKSEMEILLPQIAVKTIEKE